A genomic window from Hypomesus transpacificus isolate Combined female chromosome 15, fHypTra1, whole genome shotgun sequence includes:
- the tgfb1a gene encoding transforming growth factor, beta 1a isoform X2 produces MRLASLALMALCSVVGSVGSMSTCKTLDLELVKKKRIEAIRGQILSKLRLPKEPEVDKEAEGEEIPASLVSLYNSTEDMIKEHQAQTFSPQLEEEEYFAKQPHKFFMKTGGSTQQQHQLLFNITDMRANVGDSDLLSSAELRLFIRKPNIEKEQRLELYQGLGPDARYIGSRFVYSSSAERWLSFDVTQTLKDWLQGSAEEEGLLLKLYCECGKPVDNFQFIISGLTENDRGDLAPIAKRMQKPHILTMSIPLNSSSHLTSRKKRATTAEDTCTETENCCVRKLYIDFRKDLGWKWIHKPKGYHANYCMGSCTYIWNAENKYSQILALYKHHNPGASAQPCCVPQVLDPLPILYYVGRQHKVEQLSNMIVRSCKCS; encoded by the exons ATGAGGCTGGCAAGCTTAGCGTTGATGGCGCTGTGTTCGGTAGTAGGCAGCGTTGGCAGCATGTCCACCTGTAAGACCCTGGACCTGGAGCTGGTGAAGAAGAAGCGGATCGAGGCCATCAGGGGCCAGATCCTCAGCAAGCTGCGGCTGCCCAAGGAGCCCGAGGTGGATaaggaggcggagggggaggagatccCAGCCTCGCTGGTCTCCCTTTACAACAGCACGGAGGACATGATCAAGGAGCACCAGGCCCAAACCTTCTCgccccagctggaggaggaagagtactTCGCCAAGCAACCTCACAAGTTCTTCATGAAAACAG GCGGAAGCACGCAGCAGCAACACCAGTTGCTGTTCAACATCACCGACATGCGTGCGAACGTGGGCGACTCCGACCTGCTGTCCAGCGCTGAGCTCCGTCTGTTCATCAGGAAGCCTAACATCGAGAAAGAGCAGAGGCTGGAGCTGTACCAGGGCCTGGGACCCGACGCCCGCTACATCGGCTCACGCTTTGTCTACAGCTCCTCGGCGGAACGCTGGCTGTCCTTCGATGTCACACAGACCCTCAAGGACTGGCTGCAGGGCTCTG cggaggaggagggcttaCTGCTGAAATTGTACTGCGAATGTGGGAAGCCGGTGGACAACTTCCAATTCATCATCTCTGGCCTGACAGAGAACGACAGAGGAGACCTGGCCCCCATTGCCAAACGCATGCAAAAACCACACATCCTGACCATGTCCATTCCACTGAACAGCAGCAGTCATCTCACCTCGCGCAAGAAACGAGCCACCACAGCAGAAGACACCTGCACAGA GACAGAGAACTGTTGCGTAAGGAAGCTGTATATTGACTTCCGGAAAGATCTGGGCTGGAAGTGGATTCATAAACCAAAGGGTTACCATGCCAACTACTGCATGGGGTCATGCACCTACATCTGGAATGCTGAAAACAAATATTCTCAG aTCTTGGCCTTGTATAAACACCACAATCCTGGAGCATCTGCCCAGCCCTGTTGTGTCCCTCAGGTTCTGGACCCACTGCCAATTCTCTACTACGTGGGGAGACAGCACAAG GTGGAACAGCTGTCCAACATGATTGTGAGGTCTTGCAAGTGCAGCTAG
- the tgfb1a gene encoding transforming growth factor, beta 1a isoform X1: MRLASLALMALCSVVGSVGSMSTCKTLDLELVKKKRIEAIRGQILSKLRLPKEPEVDKEAEGEEIPASLVSLYNSTEDMIKEHQAQTFSPQLEEEEYFAKQPHKFFMKTGGSTQQQHQLLFNITDMRANVGDSDLLSSAELRLFIRKPNIEKEQRLELYQGLGPDARYIGSRFVYSSSAERWLSFDVTQTLKDWLQGSAEEEGLLLKLYCECGKPVDNFQFIISGLTENDRGDLAPIAKRMQKPHILTMSIPLNSSSHLTSRKKRATTAEDTCTERTENCCVRKLYIDFRKDLGWKWIHKPKGYHANYCMGSCTYIWNAENKYSQILALYKHHNPGASAQPCCVPQVLDPLPILYYVGRQHKVEQLSNMIVRSCKCS, translated from the exons ATGAGGCTGGCAAGCTTAGCGTTGATGGCGCTGTGTTCGGTAGTAGGCAGCGTTGGCAGCATGTCCACCTGTAAGACCCTGGACCTGGAGCTGGTGAAGAAGAAGCGGATCGAGGCCATCAGGGGCCAGATCCTCAGCAAGCTGCGGCTGCCCAAGGAGCCCGAGGTGGATaaggaggcggagggggaggagatccCAGCCTCGCTGGTCTCCCTTTACAACAGCACGGAGGACATGATCAAGGAGCACCAGGCCCAAACCTTCTCgccccagctggaggaggaagagtactTCGCCAAGCAACCTCACAAGTTCTTCATGAAAACAG GCGGAAGCACGCAGCAGCAACACCAGTTGCTGTTCAACATCACCGACATGCGTGCGAACGTGGGCGACTCCGACCTGCTGTCCAGCGCTGAGCTCCGTCTGTTCATCAGGAAGCCTAACATCGAGAAAGAGCAGAGGCTGGAGCTGTACCAGGGCCTGGGACCCGACGCCCGCTACATCGGCTCACGCTTTGTCTACAGCTCCTCGGCGGAACGCTGGCTGTCCTTCGATGTCACACAGACCCTCAAGGACTGGCTGCAGGGCTCTG cggaggaggagggcttaCTGCTGAAATTGTACTGCGAATGTGGGAAGCCGGTGGACAACTTCCAATTCATCATCTCTGGCCTGACAGAGAACGACAGAGGAGACCTGGCCCCCATTGCCAAACGCATGCAAAAACCACACATCCTGACCATGTCCATTCCACTGAACAGCAGCAGTCATCTCACCTCGCGCAAGAAACGAGCCACCACAGCAGAAGACACCTGCACAGA AAGGACAGAGAACTGTTGCGTAAGGAAGCTGTATATTGACTTCCGGAAAGATCTGGGCTGGAAGTGGATTCATAAACCAAAGGGTTACCATGCCAACTACTGCATGGGGTCATGCACCTACATCTGGAATGCTGAAAACAAATATTCTCAG aTCTTGGCCTTGTATAAACACCACAATCCTGGAGCATCTGCCCAGCCCTGTTGTGTCCCTCAGGTTCTGGACCCACTGCCAATTCTCTACTACGTGGGGAGACAGCACAAG GTGGAACAGCTGTCCAACATGATTGTGAGGTCTTGCAAGTGCAGCTAG
- the LOC124477845 gene encoding cyclin-dependent kinase-like 1 isoform X1, whose protein sequence is MTVLSESKTKLLMEKYEKLAKIGEGSYGVVFKCRHRDSGQIVAIKKFVESEDDPVIKKIALREIRMLKQLKHVNLVNLLEVFRRKRRLHLVFEFCEQTVLNELDKHPRGYVCLHLSRLMTDSLSVPEAQLKSIVWQTLQAVNFCHRHNCIHRDVKPENILLTKTGVIKLCDFGFARILTGPGDEYTDYVATRWYRAPELLVGDTQYGPAVDVWALGCVFAELLHGNPLWPGRSDVDQLYLIRRTLGDLIPRHQQVFRSNVFFSGVSIPEPDTTEPLEKRFHAVPPHALTVMKSCLVMDPSLRLSCEELLELPYFQEDGGGSWGREGERPGRRHDKGTRRRQAGPQYLPQLQSSNISPAPDIKKQVKHRYDHHLPNI, encoded by the exons ATGACAGTCCTCTCTGAATCTAAAACTAAATTGCTGATGGAGAAATACGAGAAACTGGCCAAGATCGGAGAGGGATCCTACGGCGTGGTTTTCAAatgcagacacagagacagtggCCAGATAGTTGCCATCAAGAAGTTTGTTGAGTCAGAAGACGATCCAGTCATCAAGAAGATAGCACTCAGAGAAATACGTATGCTGAAG CAGCTGAAGCACGTGAACCTGGTAAACCTCCTGGAGGTGTTCCGGAGGAAGAGACGTCTTCATCTGGTGTTTGAGTTCTGTGAGCAGACTGTTCTCAACGAGCTAGACAAACACCCCAGAGGGTACGTTTGTCTTCATCTCTCTCGTTTAATGACAGATAGTCTTAG TGTCCCTGAGGCTCAGTTGAAGAGTATAGTTTGGCAGACTTTACAGGCAGTGAACTTCTGTCACAGACACAAC tgtatcCACCGCGACGTGAAGCCAGAGAACATCCTACTCACAAAGACGGGAGTGATCAAGCTCTGCGACTTCGGCTTTGCCAGGATCCTCA cggggCCAGGGGACGAATACACAGACTACGTGGCGACCCGCTGGTACCGTGCTCCAGAGCTGCTGGTGGGTGATACCCAATACGGCCCGGCAGTGGATGTGTGGGCGCTGGGGTGCGTCTTCGCAGAGCTTCTCCACGGGAACCCCCTCTGGCCCGGAAGATCGGATGTAGACCAGCTGTACCTCATCAGGAGAACACTAG GCGACCTCATCCCGCGCCACCAGCAGGTGTTCCGCTCCAACGTGTTCTTCAGCGGAGTCAGCATCCCTGAGCCTGACACCACG GAGCCCCTGGAGAAGCGCTTTCATGCCGTGCCTCCACACGCGCTCACCGTCATGAAG TCGTGCCTGGTGATGGACCCTTCCCTGCGCCTGTCCTGTgaggagctgctggagctgccTTACTTCCAGGAAGACGGAGGAGGCAGCTGGGGCCGCGAGGGCGAGCGTCCAGGGAGACGCCATGACAAGGGCACCAGgcgcaggcaggcaggg CCTCAGTATCTGCCTCAACTGCAAAGCAGCAACATCTCACCAGCACCTGATATCAAGAAACAAGTCAAACACAGATATGACCATCACCTCCCCAACATCTAA
- the LOC124477845 gene encoding cyclin-dependent kinase-like 1 isoform X2: MTVLSESKTKLLMEKYEKLAKIGEGSYGVVFKCRHRDSGQIVAIKKFVESEDDPVIKKIALREIRMLKQLKHVNLVNLLEVFRRKRRLHLVFEFCEQTVLNELDKHPRGVPEAQLKSIVWQTLQAVNFCHRHNCIHRDVKPENILLTKTGVIKLCDFGFARILTGPGDEYTDYVATRWYRAPELLVGDTQYGPAVDVWALGCVFAELLHGNPLWPGRSDVDQLYLIRRTLGDLIPRHQQVFRSNVFFSGVSIPEPDTTEPLEKRFHAVPPHALTVMKSCLVMDPSLRLSCEELLELPYFQEDGGGSWGREGERPGRRHDKGTRRRQAGPQYLPQLQSSNISPAPDIKKQVKHRYDHHLPNI; encoded by the exons ATGACAGTCCTCTCTGAATCTAAAACTAAATTGCTGATGGAGAAATACGAGAAACTGGCCAAGATCGGAGAGGGATCCTACGGCGTGGTTTTCAAatgcagacacagagacagtggCCAGATAGTTGCCATCAAGAAGTTTGTTGAGTCAGAAGACGATCCAGTCATCAAGAAGATAGCACTCAGAGAAATACGTATGCTGAAG CAGCTGAAGCACGTGAACCTGGTAAACCTCCTGGAGGTGTTCCGGAGGAAGAGACGTCTTCATCTGGTGTTTGAGTTCTGTGAGCAGACTGTTCTCAACGAGCTAGACAAACACCCCAGAGG TGTCCCTGAGGCTCAGTTGAAGAGTATAGTTTGGCAGACTTTACAGGCAGTGAACTTCTGTCACAGACACAAC tgtatcCACCGCGACGTGAAGCCAGAGAACATCCTACTCACAAAGACGGGAGTGATCAAGCTCTGCGACTTCGGCTTTGCCAGGATCCTCA cggggCCAGGGGACGAATACACAGACTACGTGGCGACCCGCTGGTACCGTGCTCCAGAGCTGCTGGTGGGTGATACCCAATACGGCCCGGCAGTGGATGTGTGGGCGCTGGGGTGCGTCTTCGCAGAGCTTCTCCACGGGAACCCCCTCTGGCCCGGAAGATCGGATGTAGACCAGCTGTACCTCATCAGGAGAACACTAG GCGACCTCATCCCGCGCCACCAGCAGGTGTTCCGCTCCAACGTGTTCTTCAGCGGAGTCAGCATCCCTGAGCCTGACACCACG GAGCCCCTGGAGAAGCGCTTTCATGCCGTGCCTCCACACGCGCTCACCGTCATGAAG TCGTGCCTGGTGATGGACCCTTCCCTGCGCCTGTCCTGTgaggagctgctggagctgccTTACTTCCAGGAAGACGGAGGAGGCAGCTGGGGCCGCGAGGGCGAGCGTCCAGGGAGACGCCATGACAAGGGCACCAGgcgcaggcaggcaggg CCTCAGTATCTGCCTCAACTGCAAAGCAGCAACATCTCACCAGCACCTGATATCAAGAAACAAGTCAAACACAGATATGACCATCACCTCCCCAACATCTAA
- the LOC124477846 gene encoding cytochrome P450 2F5-like: MDLFSFLLLAVLVLALVSLLTTSGRRQYCLPPGPRTLPLIGNLAQVDKRVPFKSFLKWSESYGPVITVYLGPQRVVVLVGYEAVKEALVDQTDDFTGRGPIPFLFKATRGYGLAISNGERWRQLRRFTLTTLRDFGMGRKGMEQWIQEESQHLVARMEGTKAVPFDPSFFLSCTVSNVICCLVYGQRFSYKDPSFLRLLKFFSEFVRFGSSPLGQLYNVFPKVMEWLPGKHHDAFAKIEEIRDFITKKINEHRDTLNPGAPRDYIDCFLTRINQEKDNPNSEFHLNNLVSTVLNLFIAGTETTSTTLRYIIMVLIKYPQIQERMQQEIDSVIGQQRCPFMEDRMSLPFTDAVIHESQRFMDLVPLSLPHYALKDIQFQGYEIPKGTLIIPLLHSVLKEETHWETPTSFNPQHFLDKNSNFKKNPSFMPFSAGKRACVGESLARMEIFLFLVSLIQRFTFSSPSGPDSMNLAPEYSSFANLPHSYQLIATPR, translated from the exons ATGGATTTGTTCAGCTTCCTGCTGTTGGCAGTGCTGGTGCTGGCTCTGGTGTCATTGTTGACCACGAGTGGCCGAAGACAATACTGTCTGCCCCCAGGACCCAGAACCCTCCCCCTCATAGGCAACCTGGCCCAGGTGGACAAACGAGTCCCCTTCAAGAGCTTCCTAAAG TGGAGTGAAAGTTACGGGCCGGTCATCACCGTGTACCTGGGCCCCCAGCGGGTGGTGGTTCTGGTGGGTTACGAGGCAGTGAAGGAGGCCCTGGTCGACCAGACTGATGACTTCACGGGCAGAGGGCCCATTCCGTTCCTATTCAAAGCTACCAGGGGCTACG gctTGGCAATCAGCAACGGCGAACGTTGGCGCCAGCTTCGCCGCTTCACCCTGACCACCCTCAGAGACTTTGGAATGGGCCGCAAGGGCATGGAGCAGTGGATACAGGAGGAGAGCCAACATCTCGTAGCCCGCATGGAAGGCACCAAAG CCGTGCCCTTTGACCCCAGCTTCTTCCTGAGCTGCACCGTGTCCAACGTGATCTGCTGCCTGGTGTACGGTCAACGCTTCAGCTACAAGGACCCAAGCTTCCTGCGGCTGCTGAAGTTCTTCTCTGAGTTTGTGCGGTTTGGAAGCAGCCCCCTGGGGCAG ctctacAACGTGTTCCCCAAGGTGATGGAGTGGCTGCCGGGGAAACACCACGACGCCTTTGCCAAAATAGAAGAGATAAGAGACTTTATTACAAAGAAGATCAATGAGCACAGGGACACTTTGAACCCGGGGGCACCGAGGGATTACATTGACTGTTTCCTCACCAGGATCAATCAG GAAAAGGACAATCCTAACTCTGAGTTTCATCTGAATAACCTGGTATCCACAGTGTTAAACCTGTTCATAGCAGGAACTGagaccaccagcaccaccctcagATACATCATTATGGTACTCATCAAATACCCCCAAATACAAG AGCGCATGCAGCAGGAGATTGACTCTGTGATTGGACAACAGCGCTGTCCATTCATGGAAGACAGGATGTCCCTCCCCTTCACGGATGCAGTGATCCATGAATCGCAGCGTTTTATGGACTTAGTGCCCTTAAGCCTTCCTCACTATGCCTTAAAAGACATCCAGTTCCAAGGCTATGAAATTCCCAAG GGAACTTTAATCATTCCCCTGCTGCACTCTGTACTCAAAGAGGAGACACACTGGGAAACACCCACATCGTTTAACCCCCAACATTTCCTGGACAAGAACAGCAACTTTAAGAAGAACCCGTCGTTCATGCCTTTCTCTGCAG gAAAGAGAGCCTGTGTCGGGGAGTCCTTGGCTCGAATGGagatcttcctcttcctggtgtCTCTAATCCAGCGCTTCACTTTCTCCAGCCCGAGCGGGCCAGACAGCATGAACCTTGCCCCAGAGTACAGCAGTTTTGCCAATCTGCCCCACAGTTACCAGCTCATTGCTACCCCCCGGTGA
- the si:ch1073-83n3.2 gene encoding uncharacterized protein si:ch1073-83n3.2, which produces MNTTGVHHGFLRKYGGFMFKQWKEKYLVLTAEGSLMVCRDADSTIDQVVALQSSCEAIVEGKEILDLPRLPPGARRDCCFALILPQDKFLLLLCDNPEDCSLWLKLLRKVREGVMSPLTLQRQQSLTPCITDRDPLPDTPSEKEPQSPRAIKATPHTSRIAERGGSFKERGQSFGNGSRRSTIRSASIAPPHRTSDCLRHGNSSDARAVRAVCLLMGGAAASSALGYLNSCAPTSPLASRPPELPHSTAFSDMATGGPYHACSQAADSPHFNSFDFEGDSDFDAFDCGGFAF; this is translated from the exons ggGGCTTCATGTTCAAGCAGTGGAAGGAGAAGTACCTGGTGCTGACAGCAGAGGGCAGTCTCATGGTGTGTCGGGACGCAgactccaccattgaccaggtGGTGGCGCTGCAGAGCAGCTGTGAGGCCATCGTGGAGGGGAAGGAGATCCTGGACCTGCCCAGGCTTCCCCCGGGAGCCAGGAGAGACTGCTGCTttgccctcatcctcccccaggacaagttcctcctgctcctctgtgACAACCCAGAGGACTGCAG TCTCTGGCTGAAGTTGCTGAGGAAAGTGAGAGAG GGTGTGATGTCCCCGCTCACTCTGCAAAGACAGCAGAGTTTGACCCCATGCATCACTGACCGTGACCCCCTTCCAGACACTCCCAGTGAGAAGGAGCCCCAGTCCCCCCGAGCCATCAAAGCCACGCCCCACACCTCACGGATTGCTGAAAGAGGAGGTTCCTTCAAGGAGCGAGGCCAAAGTTTTG GAAACGGATCAAGACGTTCAACAATAAGGAGCGCCTCCATCGCCCCTCCTCACCGCACGTCGGACTGCCTTCGCCATGGCAACAGCAGCGATGCCCGGGCAGTTCGGGCGGTGTGCCTGCTAATGGGAGGGGCCGCTGCCTCCTCAGCCCTGGGATACCTCAACTCCTgcgcccccacctcccctctggcCAGCAGGCCTCCAGAGCTCCCTCACAGCACGGCGTTCTCTGACATGGCCACCGGGGGGCCCTACCACGCCTGCAGCCAAGCCGCCGACTCCCCCCACTTCAACAGCTTCGACTTTGAGGGAGACTCTGACTTTGACGCTTTTGATTGCGGAGGATTTGCTTTTTAG